One genomic window of Oncorhynchus clarkii lewisi isolate Uvic-CL-2024 chromosome 5, UVic_Ocla_1.0, whole genome shotgun sequence includes the following:
- the LOC139408670 gene encoding leucine zipper putative tumor suppressor 3-like, with protein sequence MGSVASGESSSTTTTSGQQQQQQEIAMRSVGTRTTQQNSLPRAPPPPPSSSSTSNSTHRGRSLEDRSYSIERSSQQPPPLTHAKGTTADERSFATVENSSTYYGSERPPPLCEGTERERAPIHNNGNRHVSNGNRGIPNGSRAAAAGNSERQVANAVFLNGGGRRDGRDQRDGRDQRDGRDQRDGRDGSREVPRGAVSLDICGNNVLNNDKNSSQQLAQYKEAGASAAKLDNHNNPPNILPISGKMEQVQSNEGLVRPSAFKPVVPKSFHSMQNLVCPPQTGGVCRSAGGGSGGGGGPSVTGPLRDTDSPGSRGGGTRGGGGGGSRGGGQGSLSDSGRNSLTSLPTYAGSGYGPPSVLGPLSASTSHINHLGATGAPEKLDKPGGISGSGGNSGYQNGLSASDSGRSSSGKSSLSYQRLSHLSDAPAPLRPSPSSDDVIQDLEDRLWEREQEVLHMRRNLDQSEAAIVQVFEEKQRVWERQMDELRQNYASRLQQVTRRAQRSQSALQAQISRLSQDKRRLQEEMAALLAQKEELERKCLDYRKEQADILPRLEETKWEVCQKAGEISLLKQQLRESQAEVTQRAGEMVALRGQLKEVNAQLRDREEAMLGLKDSYSTKSLELERCEGELQRTLTEVSLLRDKLGMFEAEVVGLKRALGELSARDRAIEARGGGGSREASRTRGGLSSPHSPPEGSAFSYPALPPPPVPPPDAILSLQSDEAKVQRQEAHQRQEAHQRQEAHQRQEAHQRQEAHQLQEAQLRQEIHQQRQEAHQQWEEAGDLRRQLERLQGELRLERQQRERQAHTFKKERHVWMDEKERVLKYQAQLQLSYVETLQKNQALELRVGQLGSKLTSTNTTPSPTSPPLQSLAPIPLPAPVTPLPSLSLSPPPLAEDKNSPPTLHQLAPPWPVPTRLERIESTEI encoded by the exons ATGGGCAGTGTGGCCAGCGGGGAATCCTCCTCGACCACCACCACCTCTGgtcagcagcaacagcagcaggagaTCGCCATGCGGAGCGTGGGCACCCGCACCACCCAGCAGAACAGCCTGCCTCgcgcccccccaccacccccctcttcctcctccacctccaactCTACCCACAGGGGCAGGAGCTTGGAAGATAGGAGTTACAGCATCGAGAGGTCCTCCCAGCAACCTCCTCCCCTGACCCATGCTAAAGGGACTACAGCGGACGAACGCAGCTTTGCCACCGTTGAGAACTCTTCTACTTACTACGGCAGCGAGCGTCCTCCGCCGCTCtgtgaggggacagagagagagagggcccccATCCATAACAACGGCAACAGACATGTCTCCAATGGCAATAGGGGCATTCCCAATGGGAGCCGAGCGGCAGCGGCGGGTAACAGTGAGAGGCAGGTGGCCAATGCAGTGTTTTTGAATGGAGGCGGGCGGCGTGATGGGCGGGACCAGAGGGATGGGCGGGACCAGAGGGATGGGCGGGACCAGAGGGATGGGCGTGATGGGAGTAGAGAGGTGCCAAGAGGGGCGGTGAGTTTGGATATTTGTGGGAACAACGTGCTGAACAATGATAAGAACAGTAGTCAACAGCTGGCTCAGTACAAGGAGGCGGGCGCCAGCGCAGCCAAGCTGGATAACCATAACAACCCCCCCAACATCCTCCCCATCTCTGGGAAGATGGAGCAGGTTCAG AGCAACGAAGGATTGGTCCGCCCGTCTGCCTTTAAGCCTGTGGTACCCAAGAGCTTCCACTCCATGCAGAATCTGGTGTGCCCCCCGCAAACCGGAGGAGTGTGCCGCAGCGCCGGAGGAGGGTCTGGAGGTGGTGGGGGTCCCAGTGTAACaggacccctcagagacacagacagcccTGGCAGCCGGGGTGGAGGTACCAGAGGCGGAGGAGGGGGCGGCAGCAGGGGCGGAGGCCAGGGGAGCCTGTCCGACTCAGGGAGGAATTCTCTAACCAGCCTGCCCACTTATGCTGGCTCGGGCTACGGGCCTCCGTCTGTCCTGGGGCCCCTGAGTGCCTCTACCAGCCACATCAACCACCTGGGGGCCACGGGGGCCCCAGAGAAGTTGGACAAGCCTGGTGGCATTAGCGGTAGCGGGGGTAATAGTGGATACCAGAACGGACTGAGCGCCTCGGATAGTGGTCGCTCTTCCTCCGGGAAGAGCTCCTTGTCCTATCAGAGGCTCAGCCACCTGAGTGACGCCCCCGCGCCGCTtcgcccctctccctcctccgaTGATGTCATCCAGGACCTGGAGGACCGGCtatgggagagagagcaagag GTACTCCACATGCGCCGTAACCTGGACCAGAGTGAGGCGGCCATCGTCCAGGTGTTTGAGGAGAAGCAGCGCGTGTGGGAGCGCCAGATGGACGAGCTGCGGCAGAATTATGCCTCACGCCTGCAGCAG GTGACGCGTCGCGCTCAGCGCTCCCAGAGTGCCTTGCAGGCCCAGATCAGCCGTCTGTCGCAGGATAAGCGGCGCCTACAGGAGGAGATGGCTGCATTGCTGGCCCAGAAGGAGGAGCTGGAGAGGAAGTGCCTGGACTACAGGAAGGAGCAGGCCGATATCCTGCCCCGCCTGGAGGAGACCAAGTGGGAG GTGTGTCAGAAAGCAGGGGAGATCTCCCTGCTGAAGCAGCAGCTGAGGGAGAGCCAGGCGGAGGTGACCCAGCGGGCGGGGGAGATGGTGGCCCTGCGGGGCCAGCTGAAGGAGGTCAATGCCCAGTTGAGGGACCGGGAGGAGGCCATGCTGGGCCTCAAGGACTCTTACAGCACCAAGAGCCTGGAGCTGGAGCGTTGCGAAGGGGAGCTGCAGAGGACGCTGACCGAG GTCTCTCTGCTGAGGGACAAGCTGGGCATGTTTGAGGCTGAGGTGGTGGGGCTGAAGCGGGCCCTAGGTGAGCTCAGTGCGAGGGATAGGGCCATCGAGGCTAGGGGTGGCGGAGGAAGCAGGGAAGCATCCAGGACCAGAGGGGGGCTTTCCTCCCCACACAGCCCACCTGAGGGCTCTGCCTTCTCCTACCCAGCCCTGCCTCCACCCCCTGTACCTCCCCCAGATGCCATACTGAGTTTGCAGAGCGATGAAGCTAAAGTTCAGCGCCAGGAGGCTCACCAGCGCCAGGAGGCCCACCAGCGCCAGGAGGCCCACCAGCGCCAGGAGGCCCACCAGCGCCAGGAGGCCCACCAGCTTCAAGAGGCTCAATTGCGGCAGGAAATCCACCAGCAGCGCCAGGAGGCCCACCAGCAGTGGGAGGAAGCGGGGGATCTGCGCCGGCAGCTGGAGCGCCTCCAAGGCGAGCTGCGTCTCGAGCGGCAGCAGCGCGAGCGGCAGGCCCACACTTTCAAGAAGGAGCGCCACGTGTGGATGGACGAGAAGGAGCGTGTACTCAAGTACCAGGCCCAGCTGCAGCTCAGCTATGTGGAGACCCTGCAGAAGAACCAGGCCCTGGAGCTCCGCGTCGGCCAGCTGGGCTCCAAGCTCACCTCCACCAACACCACCCCCTCGCCCACCTCACCACCCCTACAGTCCCTGGCCCCCATCCCCCTGCCTGCCCCCGTCACCcccctaccctccctctctctctccccacctcccctcgCCGAGGACAAGAATtccccccccaccctccaccAGCTGGCCCCCCCCTGGCCGGTGCCCACCCGTCTGGAGAGGATAGAGTCCACAGAGATCTAG